In Salvelinus sp. IW2-2015 unplaced genomic scaffold, ASM291031v2 Un_scaffold6216, whole genome shotgun sequence, the DNA window TGGCATGATTCTGTGTCATGTTGAATGAGGAATCTTGTCAGTTCTAAACAAGACCTTTCTGTCCTGAACAAGATGCCCTGATCAATATACATCAAAAACAACCTATCACGAAGTAGCAATGGAGAGGGCTACAAAACAGGGAGAGCCAATCAAAAGGCcagaaaataaaaacatcagTTGGGGaaaatttcaatcaatcaaatcattaCTATTTACTGTGTATTTCCATATTCAagaacaataatcaagataaaaaCATGTAGGACAACAAAGAATGGCTTTAAAAAATAACATCATTCCTGCTCGTAAATTATTGCTTTCCaatgtatttttttccttttccttttcctAGTGTAAgtagaagagaaaaaaaacacacttgGGAGGGTGATTGAGGAAGAGcgtgagaggaggaagagtgtgCTGTGTAACCCTGGGCAACAGAGGAAGGAATACAAACGAGTGAGAAAGGGACCCTGGGATTGCTGTGCATTCAGGTTGAGATCAATAAAGTTATACAAACACCTCCAGTAGACATATAACTGTATATAAACACTTGACTTATATACTGGGTATATGTAGGAATAGATCAGGTTCTAGTTTCATATCCCCCTCTTCCCTTTACTAGTCATagacatctctctccccctctattccACCTGAAACCACCATAACCACATTCATAGGTGACATCGTCAATGTACACTGTGTACAAATATAAAAGTGTTTGTACAGTGTTTGTATAAATCTGCCCAAAGTTTAAAAAGCCTGCGTGAGGACAGTGTCCTTTTGAACATGCTAAGGGTCGCTAAGCTAAAACAGCGAGGGGAGCAGATAGAGGATATTCACAGGCTTCAGATCAGAATATTCCCATATATATATTGCCACATATTCCCCCAAAGCTGTAGATCACCTGTATTGCCTGAGAYTTCAAGTGAATGATTGGACTGATCTATCCATATGATGTACAGACCAGTGGAGCAGCACAGATCTAAACACACAGCTGACTCTGTTAGTGAAAGGCCATGTTTGTGTGTTACTGGTGAAGCAGTGCCTGCCTCAGGGCCTTGTGCATGCTCAGGTGGGATTGTGTGTTACTGGTGAAGCAGTGCCTGCCTCAGGGCCCTTTGTGCATGCTCAGGTGGGATTGTTGTGTTTACTGGTGAAGCAGTGCCTGCCTCAGGGCCTTGTGCATGCTCAGGTGGGATTGTGGTGTTACTGGTGAAGCAGTGCCTGCCTCAGGGCCTTGTGCATGCTCAGGTGGGATTGTGTGTTACTGGTAAGCAGTGCCTGCCTCAGGGCCTTGTGCATGCTCAGGTGGGATTGTGTGTTACTGGTGAAGCAGTGCCTGCCTCAGGCCTTGTGCATGCCTCAGGTGCGATTGTGTGTTACTGGTGAAGCAGTGCCTCCTGCCTCCAGGGCCTTGTGCATGCCTGCAGgtgctggaggtgtgtgtgtggctgctatgCATGCTAGGCTATACTAATCCACTGGCTGTGGAGCTTGGGCAGTGCTGGCTACAGATGTGTCATTTTACATTTGCCCAACTATCATTGAACctgaatctcttctctctctccccctttcacgTGTTTATTGAACCTGCATTTGCATACCTATACTTGATTTCACTCTTTCTTTTCCCTGATTAACTCGCTCTCTCCATCCTGGCCGTGCAATCATCTGACCGATAATTAGACATGCTCTCTTTGGATCACGAAGGCAAAGAAAGAGAGCAAAAGTGCACCAAATGAGAGAGGAGAcatttgagagacagagaggtaagtGGAAGAGTGTATTTGGGGTCACTCTCGAAGAGGGGTAGATGGGAATCTCAAAGTCATCGTTGTTGAGTTGGCCGGCTGGTCCAGCATGGCGAGAacatcctagagagagagagagcgagagagcgagagtttaACTTCAaagcaacatgacaacacataACAAATACACAAAAGAATGGAGACATGGGGAAGAGAAAGGCAGATTGATataggtagagggagagagacttacAGGGAAGATGTCAGGCTGGTTGTTCTGTGCGTGGGGGTGCTGCTCTGCGCTGTTCTGACTTGCTGCTGGCCCTGCCACTGGGCCACCTGCCTCCGCTGCCCTGGAGGGAAACTGCTGCCCCGACCCCAAGCCATCTATCAGAGATAGGACAATGTGCGAGTCAGTATCTAACTACAccagcatacacaaacacataaaaacactctactgtagttgttgacacacacacacgcacacgcacacgcacactctctCAGGGTCACGTACCATATCCGTTGGTATTGAGGCTGGCGCGGGGGTTGATATTTGGGTAGTTAGCCCCCGTGGTGGGGGTCGGAGCGGCAGTGGTGGGCATCACCCCAAATGAGGAGGAAGAGCCCCCCACAAAACTCCCCATGGCAAACTGGGGAGACAGGGCCTTCCCTGCCTGGGGCRCCACCTGCTGGGCGGGTGGTGAAAACCACCATGWTAWTATTCACACTTTATGAACGTACTAGGTTTCTGTTATGCATTTACTGTTGAAACTGTCTGGGTGTGATACTCAAAACWGAGATTACACAGGGGATAAAAGATGAGGTCCTTTACAACRCTAAGATACAGAGATGCAAGAACCTCAGAGYACTCATCCCCATCACgccagctacagatgtaggatttaaaTTTGATAACCCTGTTCAAGGAAAACTGTCCTGCAATGCAGCCAATTTTAAACTTGTATTGTATTTGAGTTTWAAAAAAAGCTTCTGACATTTGTAATTtccacaaaaaaattataatccacaaaataattcatatttcctgttgctgcaggaatattttcctgctgtagaaaagtCTTAAATTAAGATTCTAAATCTGTAGCACTTTGGGCAACAACAGAGGATCTAAACTTCAGGCTGCAGCTTCTACCTGCAGCTGCCAGCTGTCTCACCTGGTTGTTGAAGAGGGGTCTAGCCCCCGCCGCTGGCCCCGGCCAGCCCACCGCTGCCCCTCCCTGTAGGGGGCTGCTGTTGGAGGGGGGTGCCCCGTTCTGACGGGACATCTGAGCCAGCATCTGGCCTGCGGAGTGGGATGRCTGCACCATCTGAGGGGCCATCCCTACTGACCTGGAATTAGTTCATAACAGGAAATTACAATCGCTTATTCAGTATACATTGCCCTTAGATCAGTTTAAAACAGTACAACAGAGGCTAGTGGTCATACCTGCTGTATGTGTCGTTGGAGCGGTTGGCAGTGGTGTAGTTGTTGTTGTCCTGAGGGTAGATGGGTACTCCGGGGGCAGAGGTGGAGGGCAGGAACTTGGCCTGGTCTGGGTTGGGGTACATGGAGGGGTGCATCTCTGCCTTGTCCATGGTCTTACTGTGGTCAGTTCCAGCTGCGGTCACGGCCTGGACAGGCATCTGACATGGACAATGGTCAACCAGCGGTCAATACTCACTAAAGGCTTGGAGGTAGGTACAACAATACAACTTGTCCATGTTACAGCGAACAATAGAACGGTCTCGCCCCCAAGacatcacacatacagttgagatAAGCACAGgatcaagcagcagtgcagcGCCGCTGGATGGAGGGCATGTTGTGGGGTTAAGGCCCCAGTTAGGTGTGTGTTTTAGTCAGTGCTAGTCTTACCTGTGGAAGTGTAACCTGTCCTGCCTCGTACagaccatctctccctcctccccccaacTCTGCTTGCTGCTGCTGCAACTGCCTGGAAagggggggaaagggagagagacaaaagagagggagaaaagagggagtggtagagagtgtaaagggagaaaagagagggagtggtAGAGAGTGGTCACTGTATGTGTAAAATTTTGACTAGTGTCCATGAACAAGGCTCGAAACCCCTAAGGCAATCTCAAAAAACATAGAGATCAGATAGCACCTAAAGTCCAAAGACTGGGCGCTTGTGTTACCTTAATACATAGAGCAGCAATTGACGGCTGCTGCCGATTTCTACAACGCCTAAGATAAGCAACGTTACTGAGCAAGAATCGCCATTCAATCATAGCACGTCAAAACATCTGGCCATTTACGTCGCCGATATTCAGGCAATTATTAGTGATCACGCCAGCTAAGATTGGTAGGATTTAAAATTTGGATAACCCTGTTTCGAGACGGGGGAAACTGTCCCGCAATTGGGCCAGCCAATTTTTAAACTTATATTATTtgggaggtttaaaaaaagcTTCTGAACCATTTGTAATTTCACGCAAAAAAATTAATATTCACACCAaaaataattcatatttcctgttgctggcAGGATTATTTT includes these proteins:
- the LOC112078766 gene encoding aryl hydrocarbon receptor nuclear translocator-like: MPVQAVTAAGTDHSKTMDKAEMHPSMYPNPDQAKFLPSTSAPGVPIYPQDNNNYTTANRSNDTYSRSVGMAPQMVQXSHSAGQMLAQMSRQNGAPPSNSSPLQGGAAVGWPGPAAGARPLFNNQQVXPQAGKALSPQFAMGSFVGGSSSSFGVMPTTAAPTPTTGANYPNINPRASLNTNGYDGLGSGQQFPSRAAEAGGPVAGPAASQNSAEQHPHAQNNQPDIFPDVLAMLDQPANSTTMTLRFPSTPLRE